CCGCGCGCTGGGCGCATTTGTTTTGCTGCAGGACGGTGACAGCGCCGAGGCAGTACAGCCCACAGATACTGAAAGAAATGCCGCGAATATCAAGGCTGCAACCTATTTCCTTGGGGTCGATGCGGTCGGGCTCAGCCGGTGCCCCGAGTGGAGCTGGTATTCCCATGACGCCACCGGAGAAGAAATCGTTCCGCCCCATGATCAGGCGATCAGCATGATCATCGACCAGGGCTATGAGACGATGGAAGGCGCCAGCGGGGATGACTGGATCAGCGTGGCCCAATCCATGCGCGCCTATCTGCGGTTTTCACTGCTGGGGGGCGTGATCGCGCAGCAAATCCGAAATCTCGGCTACAAGGCCAAGGCGCATACGGTGATGGATGGCGAGGTGCTGCAACCGCCGCTGCTGCTGTTGTCGGGGTTGGGCGAGGTCAGTCGGATCGGTGAGGTGATCCTGAACCCCTATCTTGGCCCGCGCCTGAAATCCGGTGTCGTGACAACCGACATGCCGATGACGCATGACAAGCCCATCGATTTCGGCCTTCAGACGTTTTGCGAAAGCTGCAACAAATGCGCTCGGGAATGCCCTTCGGGCGCGATCACTGCCGGGCCAAAGCTGATGTTCAACGGCTATGAAATCTGGAAATCCGACAGCCAGAAATGCGCCACTTACCGTATCACCACGCCCGGGGGGGCGATGTGCGGACGATGCATGAAGACCTGCCCGTGGAATCTCGAAGGTATATTCAAGGAACGCCCGTTCCGATGGGCTGCGATGAATATTCCGCAGGCCGCGCCTGCATTGGCCAAACTGGATGACGCCGTCGGTAATGGTGGTCTGAATGACACCAAGAAATGGTGGTGGGATATCGAACTGGAAGCCGACGGAGCCTATCGCCCGTCGCAGCACCCATTGAACCGGCGGGACCTACAAAAAGACCTCGATTTGAAGTACGAGGATCAGACGCTTGCTGTCTACCCCGCTCCGCTCGCTCCGCACCCATGGCCCTATCCCTTCAACATGGACCGGGAAGCCGGAATTGCCGCCTATGAGGCGATGGTCACAGCTGAAGACTACAAAGCGCGCAAAACGGCAGGCGATATGTCTGTGATCCACCGTTATCAGGTCGCCGGGGACGCCCCGGTGATGCGGGTGGAACTAACCAAGGTCGACAAGATGACCTCGGATGTCACCAAGTACGAGTTCTCAACCCTCGACGGTGCGCCCTTGCCGAAATGGACTGCGGGCGCGCATCTGGACGTGCTGGTTTCGCCCGAATTCCTGCGGCAGTACTCGATGTCGGGCGATCCCTCCGACCGCACCACATATCAGATCGGCGTGCTGCGCGAGGATGAAGGGCGCGGCGGCTCGGCCTTGCTGCATCGCATCTTCAACGAAGGGCGCAAGGTCTTCATCTCAAAGCCGATAAACCATTTTGAGCTGGACGAGACTGCAACCAAAACCTTTCTGATGGGCGGCGGTATTGGCATCACGCCGATGATTGCTTTTGCCCACCGACTACATGCGATGGGCAAACCGTTCGAGCTTCACTATTCCGCCAGCACACGAGCAGGTGCCGGATATCTGGATGATCTGGCGGCTGTGCCATGGGCCGATCACGTGCAATATTACTTCTCAGACGAGGGCACACGGGCTGATCTGGAGGCTGTTCTGGGCGGATATCAGGACGGATGGCACGTTTATACCTGCGGCCCCGACCGCTATATGGACGGCGTCATTCACGCTGCCGAACGGCAGGGGTTTCCGGAAGGTGCACGGCATCTCGAATTTTTCTCCGTGCCGGAACAGCCCGAATATGAGAACCATCCGTTCACTCTGAAATTGGCGAAATCGGGTCGGGAGTTGACTGTTCCCGCTGACAAAGATGCGGCGCAGGTACTTAATGAGGCGGGCTTTCACGTGGATGTGAAATGCGCTGATGGGATCTGCGGGGTCTGCAAATGTGACGTGATTTCAGGTGAGATCGAACACCGCGATTTCGTTTTGTCCAACAAACAACGCGAAGGTGCGATCATACTGTGCCAAAGCCGGGCGGCCCGGGCAGACGGGGTGATCGAGATCGATCTGTGATTGCTCTCGATAAAACGACATTTTGAATCCCAAAAATTGGTCGTTCCAGCCATGGACGCCGCCGACTTGCTGCACTAACGTCCCCGGCGAACCCCAGTCTATCCTGATCAACAGGTGCGAGGTACTTTCATGGATTATCACAGCCCCGCCAGCTTTGCCGAGGCGTCGGCTCTGGCCGCAAATGCAACGGGCATCACTCGGTTTCTGGCAGGCGGCACCGATGTGCTGGTGCAGTTGCGCTCGGAATTGGTGACGCCCGATACGCTGATCGACATCAAGAAGATCGACGGCGTTAGCGAAATTACCCGCAATGCCGATGGCAGCTGGACGCTGGGCGTCGCCGCGACCGGCGCCGAGATGAGCGAGCACGCCGCGTTGGGCCGCGATTGGCCGGGTGTGGTCGAGGCGATGGACCTGATTGGATCGACTCAGGTACAGGGGCGTGCGACGCTGACCGGGAATCTGTGCAATGGCTCTCCGGCGGCGGATTCGGTGCCAGCGATGGTTGCGGCAGGCGTTACAGTCACCGTGACGGGCCCGGACGGCACACGAGAGGTGGCGGTCGAAGACATCCCGACGGGACCCGGCAAGACCTCACTGGCCAAAGGCGAACTGATCTCGGCGGTCAACATTCCAGCGCGTGGCGACAACGCCGGTGACGCCTATCTGCGCTTTATCCCGCGCACCGAGATGGATATCGCGGTGGTTGGTGTGGGCGTAAACTTACGACTGGATGGCGATACCATCACCGAGGCGCGCGTCTCACTGGGGGCTGTCGCACCAACCGTCTTGCTGGTTGAAGACTGCGCCAAAGCGCTGATTGGCAGCGCGTTGGATGACGCGGCGCTGGACGCGCTGGCTGCAGCGGCCTCGGCTGCCTGCAATCCCATCGATGACAAACGCGGCACTATTGCATTCCGCACCGAAGTTGCTGGCGTTCTGGCCAAGCGCGCCGCAAAAATCGCCTATGCCCGCGCAAAGGGAGAAGACGTATGAGTAAGTTCCACGTATCCACCACCGTGAATGGGGACGCGGTCGAATACCTCTGCGACCCGCGCGAAACCCTGCTGGACTGTCTGCGCGACAAGCTGAACCTGACCGGCGCGAAAGAGGGCTGCGGCACCGGCGATTGCGGTGCTTGTTCGGTCAGCGTCGATGGCCGTTTGGTGTGTTCGTGCCTGATGCTGGGCGTCGAGGCTGAGGGCAAGCAGATCGAAACAGTTGAAGGGATCGCGGACGGCGACGTCCTGCATCCGCTGCAAAAGAAGATGATCGAGTATGCCGCCCTGCAATGCGGCATCTGTACCCCGGGCATTCTGGTGGCGGCCAAGTCGCTGCTGGAAAAGAACCCCAATCCCACCGAAGAGGAAACCCGGTACTGGCTGGCAGGCAATCTCTGCCGCTGCACCGGCTATGACAAAATCATTCGCGCCGTGATGGATACGGCGGCTGAGATGCGGGAGGCTTCGTAATGGCACTGGACGATCGCAAATCTGACTTCACGTTTGTCGGCACCCGCCCTGACCGCCCTGACGGTCTGGACAAGGTGACGGGCCGCGCCAAGTTCGGTGCGGATATCTCAGCCCCCGGCATGTTGCATGGCGCTATCCTGCGTTCACCCCATGCCCATGCGCGGATCGTCAAGATTGATGCTTCAAAGGCCGAGGCCCACAAAGACGTCAAAGCCGTTGTTACCCGCGCCGATTTCGCCGATGTCCCCTTCAAGCCGGGGCTGGAAGGCGAATTCTGGAACGTGCTGGAAAATGTCATGGCGGGCGAAAAGGCTCTGTATGACGGCCACGCGATTGCAGCAGTTGCAGCGACATCAGCCTTGGCGGCGCGCGATGCGCTGAAGCTGATCGAGGTTGAATATGAAGTTTTGCCCCACGTCACAGATGTGGACAAGGCGATGGCACCGGACGCGCCTGTCATCCGCGAAGGTGCGGCAGATTATTCGGTGCCTGAGGGGATGCACCCCAACGTGGTGCGCTATCACGAAAGCGGCCACGGAGATGTCGAAGCCGGATTTGCCGAGGCGGATCTGGTAATTGAGGACAGCTTCGTTACCGAGGCAACCCATCAGGGTTACATTGAACCTCATGCCTGCATGGGGTCTCTGGGTACTGACGGCAAAGGTGAGCTTTGGTGCACCACCCAGGGCCATTGGATCGCACAGAAAACCTGCGCGGCGTTGCTGGGCATCGAAACCTCACAACTGCGTGTGACCGCGTCTGAGATCGGCGGCGGCTTTGGTGGTAAGACCACTGTGTTCATCGAACCGGTTGCGTTGGCGCTCAGCCGCAAGGCCAACCGCCCCGTAAAGATCGTGATGACCCGGTCCGAGGTGTTCCGTGCGACCGGCCCGACCTCATCGGCGTCGATGGACATCAAGATCGGCATGAAAAAGGACGGCACCATCACAGCAGCCGAAGGCATCTTCCGCCTGCAGGGTGGTGCCTTCCCGGGTGCACCCGGCGACATGACCGCCATGTGTGCCTTTGCGCCCTACAACCTGACCAACGTTCGCCAGGTCGGTTATGACGTGATGGCCAACCGCCCGAAACAGGCCGCCTATCGCGCGCCAGGCGCTCCGATGGGTGCGTTTGCGGTCGAATCCGTTCTGGATGAGCTGTGCAATCAACTCGGCCTCGACCCGGTGGATGTGCGCCTAAAAAACGCCGCGCATGAAGGCACCAAAGCCAGCTATGGCCCGACCTATGAGCGCATAGGTCTTGTCGAAACGCTTGAGGCCGCCAAGGCGCATCCGCATTACTCGGCCCCGTTGAAGCCGGGGCAAGGGCGCGGGATTTCCTGTGGGTTCTGGTTCAACCATGGTGGTGAGACCTCGGTATCTCTGGCGCTGTCCGAGGACGGCTCGGCCCAAGTCATGGTCGGTACGCCGGATATCGGCGGATCACGCGCGTCAATGGCGCTAATGGCGGCCGAGGTTCTGGGCATTCCCTACGAGAACATTCGCGTCACCGTCGCCGATACGGCAACGCTGGGTTACAATGATGTGAGCCACGGCAGCCGCGTGACCTATGCCTCGGGTCTGGCGACAATCAAGGCGGCGCGCCACGCGGTCGAGCAGCTATGCGCCCGCGCAGCGTCCAGTTGGGGAATCCCGGTTGATGCGGTGAAATGGGAGAACGGCTGTGCCGTGCCCTCAGGCCCCAATGCCGGTGACTTCGATCCGCGCCCGCTGGCCGATATCACCGCCCATATGGGCGCGACCGGCGGCCCGATCTCGGGCCATTTCGAGGCCACGCCGGAAGGCGCGGGTGTATCCTTTGGCACCCATATCGTGGATGCCGAGGTCGACCCGGAAACCGGCAAGACCAGCATCACCCGCTACACGGTCATTCAGGACGCGGGCAAGGCGATCCACCCGACCTATGTCGAAGGCCAGTATCAGGGCGGAGCTGCGCAGGGCATCGGCTGGGCGCTGAACGAGGAATATATCTATGGTGAGGATGGCCGCTTGCAGAACTCGATCTTCCTCGATTACCGCATCCCGGTCGCCAGCGATCTGCCGATGATCGACACGGTGATTGTCGAAGTGCCCAACCCCGGCCACCCGTTCGGTGTGCGTGGTGTGGGAGAGACCGGCATCGTGCCGCCCTTGGCCGCCATCGCCAACGCGGTCTCCAACGCGGCCGGTGTACGCCTGAAGCAACTGCCAATGTCCCCGCCGCGCATTCTTGCCGCGCTCAAGGACAATGGTTGAGGTCCACCTCTGGTCTAGCCTCCGGTCTTTGACCGGGGGTCGCGAGGTGGTCGAGGTTGAGGCCGCCACCACGGGCGAATTGCTGCAGGAACTGGTGCGTATACATCCCCGGCTGCAGGCACCGATCGATGCGGGGGTCTCGGTGGCGTTGGACGGGCGCATCATCGCGACCGGACTGTCCGAGCCGATTCCGGAAGGTGCCGAAGTTTATTTAATGCAGCGTCTCAGGGGCGGTTGAAGGCGAAAGGTCTAGTTGGGCCCCGCCGTCACGCGAAATCACGGGACAGGATGAACGCGCAACACTGCTCGGTCAGATCTTGGAAGCGCGAACGCTCGCGGACATAGAGATACACTTGCCTTTTGTCGTGAAGGTCCGTGATCGGGCGGTAAGACACCGCCTCCGGCAAGAATTCGGCAACGGTTTGAGGAAGCACTGTGATCCACTCGCCCGATCGCACCAGCGTGATCAATGAATGCGTGTTGTGAATTGTGATCTCGGCGTTTTTGATTGCCGTATGGAAAGCCGGCGTTTGAATCAGATCGCACAACGTGTTTCGGACAAAGGGTGCGCTGGCGATGTCGGGGATATTCAGCGGTTCTGCGCGTGTGATCAGAGGATGATCCGAGGCCGCGACCAATCCAAAGGAGTCCTGAAATAGTGGAATGGTTTGGATGCCGTTCAGGGCGTGATACCCGGATGCGATTCCGATATCTGCCTGATCCTGAGCGATGGCATCCAACACCTGCTGCGTGTCGGTGTCGCGCAGCTCGATCTTCACCCCGGGGGATTCGCTGCTCATGTGGTGCAATAGTGGTGGAAAGATCAACGCGCCAACCGACGGGACGGATACGATCCGGATCAATCCCTGTTCAGCCAGCGCGGCGGCCTCGATATTCTGGACGGTCTGATCGAATTGGCGCACTTGCCGCAAGCCCAGATCGAGTACCTGCTCACCCAGCGGGGAAAGCTGGTTCTTGCGCTCGCCTTCGAACAGCTTTTTGCCCAGATGGTCTTCGAGCTGCTTCAATGTCATCGAGACGGCTGATTGCGTTCGACCAAGGCGGTCGGCGGCCTCGGACAGGTTCCCGGTCTGGGCCACCGTGCAAAAGCAACGCAGCATCTCAATCTTGATTGCCAACTTCAGGTTCCTTGAAGTTTGTTTAAGTTATTTGAGTTTGACTGATGTGCATCGGAAAATCCATCCTGTGACAAACGAATTCTGACTCTGGGGCGCATTGTGACCAAACTGAACCTGATCGCTGGCGAATGGCTGGCAGGCGAAAGCGAAATCGAAAACCGCAACCCTTCTGATTTGACTGACCTGGTTGGTATGTTCGCGCAAGCCAGCAGCGACCAACTCGAAGCGACGCTGGATCAGGCGCGTGTCGCGCAAGCTGAATGGGCTGCCTATGGGCTGGAACGTAAGCAGGCCGTTCTGAACGCCATCGGTAACGAGCTGATGACCCGCGCCGAGGAACTGGGCACGTTGCTCAGCCGGGAAGAGGGCAAACCGCTGGCCGAGGGTAAGGGTGAGGTCTATCGAGCGGGTCAGTTCTTTACCTACTACGCCGCTGAATGTCTTCGTCAGATTGGGGAAAACGCCGACTCCGTTCGACCCGATATCGAGATTGACGTGCGCCGCGAAGCGGTGGGTGTTGTCGCCATTATCAGCCCGTGGAACTTTCCCACCGCGACCGCTTCGTGGAAGATTGCGCCCGCGCTGTGCTATGGCAACGCTGTGGTGTGGAAACCGGCGAACATCACCCCGGCCTCGGCCGTGGCACTGACCGAAATCATCGAACGGCAGGACATTCCCAAAGGTCTGTTCAGCCTCGTTATGGGCTCAGGCCGCAGCATCGGGCAGCGTTTGGTCGAAAGTCCTAAGGTCAACGCGATCTCTTTCACCGGCTCGGTTCCAGTAGGCAAGGGCATCGCGGCGGCGGCGATCCAGAACCTGACCAAAGTTCAGATGGAGATGGGGTCCAAGAACGCGCTGGCCGTGATGGACGACGCGGATTTGGATCTTGCGGTTTCGCTGGCATTGGGCGGCGCATTCGGCGGCACCGGTCAGAAATGCACCGCCTCGTCGCGGCTGGTGGTGCATGCAGGCATCCATGATGCTTTTGTCGAGAAACTCGTCGCAGGCGCGCAGGCGATGAAAGTTGGCCACGCGCTGGAAGAAGGTGTTCAGATGGGCCCCGTCGTAAGCCAGCAGCAACTAGGCGAGAACCTCGCCTATGTCGATCTAGGTAAATCTGAAGGGGCCGAACTGGCCTGCGGTGGACAGCGCCTAGAGATGCCGCATGAGGGCTTCTACATGTCGCCGGGCGTGTTCCTGAACACCACCAACGACATGCGCATAAACCGCGAGGAAATGTTCGCGCCGCTGACCAGCGTGATCAAGGTCGGCAGCTATGACGAGGCGCTGAGTGTGGTGAACGACACCAATTTCGGCCTGACCTCGGGCATCGTGACTAAATCGCTGGCCCGTGCCACCCATTTCCGCCGCAATGCGCGAACTGGTGTGGTGACGGTGAATTTGCCTACAGCAGGCACCGATTATCACGTACCCTTTGGCGGTCGCGGCGACAGCTCGTACGGGCCGCGCGAACAAGGCAAAGCAGCGGCAGAGTTCTATACCACCGTCAAGACCGCCTATATCAGCGCAGGCCCCGTCTGATGCGTATCGACGCGCTGCAATATGCCAACTGGTCGGAGAAGATTTTCCGCCAACTGCGCGAAGGCGGCGTGGATGCGATCCACGTCACCATCGCTTATCATGAGAATTTCCGCGAAACCGTTCTGAACTTTGAAAAGTGGAATCGCTGGTTCGAGCAATACCCGGACCTGATCATGAAAGGCCGTTGGGCCAGCGACATCGACATCGCGCGCGAAACGGGGCGGACGGCTGTGTTCTTCGGGTTTCAGAACCCATCCCCGATCGAAGACGATATCGGTCTGGTTGAGGTTCTGCATGATCTGGGCGCCCGCTTCATGCAGCTGACCTATAACAAC
The Ruegeria sp. SCSIO 43209 genome window above contains:
- a CDS encoding reductive dehalogenase, coding for MGIRFFSDKNRPVHMGPFPLERLARQDRMPDLAQVEPMCALSFRRPEQPESIVNAMGEFQAMMDAIRDGFVNPVASEIPANPADRANHLKAFGYFNDASMMGCGPLPAEAMLAEPRRNPDIDRLAHALRTRQTKTLASGIDVIMADLKESMEAAPRPMDRHRHTLVFLYEFNRDPDPSEPGTDWIMDAQDHRACLLATENAVVIANYIRLLGFDARAHTAMSSEVDLGKLAVAAGLASVEDGAVVVPWLGKRFGLAAVTTEMEIAHDRPLRPLAEQPWFRTQGPAWWLGAGFAKNAVNRDAYAKRRYVDGAHPFENLKRVDTPTTYIDEQNVARVPKRADMFARAQFGDMGKSLQDATKGGHYVRKSAPSFAQRRALGAFVLLQDGDSAEAVQPTDTERNAANIKAATYFLGVDAVGLSRCPEWSWYSHDATGEEIVPPHDQAISMIIDQGYETMEGASGDDWISVAQSMRAYLRFSLLGGVIAQQIRNLGYKAKAHTVMDGEVLQPPLLLLSGLGEVSRIGEVILNPYLGPRLKSGVVTTDMPMTHDKPIDFGLQTFCESCNKCARECPSGAITAGPKLMFNGYEIWKSDSQKCATYRITTPGGAMCGRCMKTCPWNLEGIFKERPFRWAAMNIPQAAPALAKLDDAVGNGGLNDTKKWWWDIELEADGAYRPSQHPLNRRDLQKDLDLKYEDQTLAVYPAPLAPHPWPYPFNMDREAGIAAYEAMVTAEDYKARKTAGDMSVIHRYQVAGDAPVMRVELTKVDKMTSDVTKYEFSTLDGAPLPKWTAGAHLDVLVSPEFLRQYSMSGDPSDRTTYQIGVLREDEGRGGSALLHRIFNEGRKVFISKPINHFELDETATKTFLMGGGIGITPMIAFAHRLHAMGKPFELHYSASTRAGAGYLDDLAAVPWADHVQYYFSDEGTRADLEAVLGGYQDGWHVYTCGPDRYMDGVIHAAERQGFPEGARHLEFFSVPEQPEYENHPFTLKLAKSGRELTVPADKDAAQVLNEAGFHVDVKCADGICGVCKCDVISGEIEHRDFVLSNKQREGAIILCQSRAARADGVIEIDL
- a CDS encoding xanthine dehydrogenase family protein subunit M translates to MDYHSPASFAEASALAANATGITRFLAGGTDVLVQLRSELVTPDTLIDIKKIDGVSEITRNADGSWTLGVAATGAEMSEHAALGRDWPGVVEAMDLIGSTQVQGRATLTGNLCNGSPAADSVPAMVAAGVTVTVTGPDGTREVAVEDIPTGPGKTSLAKGELISAVNIPARGDNAGDAYLRFIPRTEMDIAVVGVGVNLRLDGDTITEARVSLGAVAPTVLLVEDCAKALIGSALDDAALDALAAAASAACNPIDDKRGTIAFRTEVAGVLAKRAAKIAYARAKGEDV
- a CDS encoding (2Fe-2S)-binding protein, translated to MSKFHVSTTVNGDAVEYLCDPRETLLDCLRDKLNLTGAKEGCGTGDCGACSVSVDGRLVCSCLMLGVEAEGKQIETVEGIADGDVLHPLQKKMIEYAALQCGICTPGILVAAKSLLEKNPNPTEEETRYWLAGNLCRCTGYDKIIRAVMDTAAEMREAS
- a CDS encoding xanthine dehydrogenase family protein molybdopterin-binding subunit, with the protein product MALDDRKSDFTFVGTRPDRPDGLDKVTGRAKFGADISAPGMLHGAILRSPHAHARIVKIDASKAEAHKDVKAVVTRADFADVPFKPGLEGEFWNVLENVMAGEKALYDGHAIAAVAATSALAARDALKLIEVEYEVLPHVTDVDKAMAPDAPVIREGAADYSVPEGMHPNVVRYHESGHGDVEAGFAEADLVIEDSFVTEATHQGYIEPHACMGSLGTDGKGELWCTTQGHWIAQKTCAALLGIETSQLRVTASEIGGGFGGKTTVFIEPVALALSRKANRPVKIVMTRSEVFRATGPTSSASMDIKIGMKKDGTITAAEGIFRLQGGAFPGAPGDMTAMCAFAPYNLTNVRQVGYDVMANRPKQAAYRAPGAPMGAFAVESVLDELCNQLGLDPVDVRLKNAAHEGTKASYGPTYERIGLVETLEAAKAHPHYSAPLKPGQGRGISCGFWFNHGGETSVSLALSEDGSAQVMVGTPDIGGSRASMALMAAEVLGIPYENIRVTVADTATLGYNDVSHGSRVTYASGLATIKAARHAVEQLCARAASSWGIPVDAVKWENGCAVPSGPNAGDFDPRPLADITAHMGATGGPISGHFEATPEGAGVSFGTHIVDAEVDPETGKTSITRYTVIQDAGKAIHPTYVEGQYQGGAAQGIGWALNEEYIYGEDGRLQNSIFLDYRIPVASDLPMIDTVIVEVPNPGHPFGVRGVGETGIVPPLAAIANAVSNAAGVRLKQLPMSPPRILAALKDNG
- a CDS encoding MoaD/ThiS family protein; protein product: MVEVHLWSSLRSLTGGREVVEVEAATTGELLQELVRIHPRLQAPIDAGVSVALDGRIIATGLSEPIPEGAEVYLMQRLRGG
- a CDS encoding LysR family transcriptional regulator: MAIKIEMLRCFCTVAQTGNLSEAADRLGRTQSAVSMTLKQLEDHLGKKLFEGERKNQLSPLGEQVLDLGLRQVRQFDQTVQNIEAAALAEQGLIRIVSVPSVGALIFPPLLHHMSSESPGVKIELRDTDTQQVLDAIAQDQADIGIASGYHALNGIQTIPLFQDSFGLVAASDHPLITRAEPLNIPDIASAPFVRNTLCDLIQTPAFHTAIKNAEITIHNTHSLITLVRSGEWITVLPQTVAEFLPEAVSYRPITDLHDKRQVYLYVRERSRFQDLTEQCCAFILSRDFA
- a CDS encoding aldehyde dehydrogenase family protein, whose amino-acid sequence is MTKLNLIAGEWLAGESEIENRNPSDLTDLVGMFAQASSDQLEATLDQARVAQAEWAAYGLERKQAVLNAIGNELMTRAEELGTLLSREEGKPLAEGKGEVYRAGQFFTYYAAECLRQIGENADSVRPDIEIDVRREAVGVVAIISPWNFPTATASWKIAPALCYGNAVVWKPANITPASAVALTEIIERQDIPKGLFSLVMGSGRSIGQRLVESPKVNAISFTGSVPVGKGIAAAAIQNLTKVQMEMGSKNALAVMDDADLDLAVSLALGGAFGGTGQKCTASSRLVVHAGIHDAFVEKLVAGAQAMKVGHALEEGVQMGPVVSQQQLGENLAYVDLGKSEGAELACGGQRLEMPHEGFYMSPGVFLNTTNDMRINREEMFAPLTSVIKVGSYDEALSVVNDTNFGLTSGIVTKSLARATHFRRNARTGVVTVNLPTAGTDYHVPFGGRGDSSYGPREQGKAAAEFYTTVKTAYISAGPV